A single Fusobacterium simiae DNA region contains:
- the lspA gene encoding signal peptidase II: protein MIYIFLFLILLIIDQYSKFIVDSTLSVGETVPVIDNFFNLTYVQNKGVAFGLFQGKIDIVSILAIVAIGLILFYFFKNFKKISFLERIAYTMIFAGAVGNMIDRIFRAYVIDMLDFRGIWSFIFNFADVWINIGVILIIVEHIFFNRKKRVK, encoded by the coding sequence ATGATTTATATATTTTTGTTTTTAATATTACTTATAATAGACCAGTATTCAAAATTTATAGTGGATAGTACTCTATCCGTTGGTGAAACAGTACCAGTGATAGATAACTTTTTTAATCTAACTTATGTACAAAATAAAGGAGTTGCTTTTGGGCTATTTCAAGGTAAGATAGATATAGTAAGTATTTTAGCAATAGTTGCAATAGGTTTAATTTTATTCTATTTCTTTAAAAATTTCAAAAAAATAAGTTTTTTAGAAAGAATTGCCTATACTATGATATTTGCAGGTGCAGTAGGAAATATGATAGATAGAATATTTAGAGCTTATGTGATTGATATGTTAGATTTTAGAGGTATTTGGTCTTTCATATTTAATTTTGCAGATGTGTGGATAAATATAGGTGTAATTTTGATAATAGTGGAACATATATTTTTCAATAGAAAAAAGAGGGTGAAATAA